A single region of the Halobacterium wangiae genome encodes:
- a CDS encoding ABC transporter ATP-binding protein — protein sequence MSEPVLDVDSVDSGYGDVQVLDDLSLHLDQDEIVCLIGPNGAGKSTVLKTVFGLLDVWSGSVTFRGEDITGTEPADLVRRGMGYVPQVDNVFSSMTIDENLRMGGVSRESGLDEAIDRLYDRFDIIEEKRDKKASTLSGGQRQVLAFARALVTEPDVLLIDEPSAGLAPNIVRDVFENVQTVNELGTAILMVEQNATEGLGISDRGYVLDQGQVRFEDDAAALLENPEVGQLYLGG from the coding sequence GTGAGTGAGCCCGTCCTCGACGTCGACAGCGTCGACTCGGGCTACGGCGACGTGCAGGTGCTCGACGACCTCTCCCTGCACCTCGACCAGGACGAGATCGTCTGCCTCATCGGCCCGAACGGCGCCGGCAAGTCGACCGTGCTGAAGACGGTGTTCGGCCTGCTGGACGTCTGGTCGGGGTCGGTGACGTTCCGCGGCGAGGACATCACCGGCACGGAGCCGGCAGACCTCGTGCGCCGTGGGATGGGCTACGTCCCCCAGGTGGACAACGTGTTCTCCTCGATGACCATCGACGAGAACCTCCGCATGGGCGGCGTCTCCCGCGAGAGCGGCCTCGACGAGGCCATCGACCGCCTGTACGACCGCTTCGACATCATCGAGGAGAAACGCGACAAGAAGGCGAGTACGCTCTCGGGCGGCCAGCGGCAGGTGCTGGCGTTCGCTCGCGCGCTCGTCACCGAACCCGACGTGTTGCTCATCGACGAGCCGTCGGCGGGGCTCGCGCCGAACATCGTCAGGGACGTCTTCGAGAACGTCCAGACGGTGAACGAACTCGGGACGGCGATCCTGATGGTCGAGCAGAACGCCACGGAGGGGCTGGGCATCTCCGACCGCGGTTACGTCCTCGACCAGGGCCAGGTGCGCTTCGAGGACGACGCCGCCGCCCTCCTGGAGAACCCGGAGGTCGGCCAGCTCTACCTCGGCGGCTGA
- a CDS encoding ABC transporter ATP-binding protein, whose translation MSAVSDPVLRTENLRKTFGGLTATDDVSIEVERGTITGMIGPNGAGKSTLFNLISGFYEPDSGAVYVNDTDVTDAAPHEITDAGLVRTFQTPKKLEGMTVREAMLVGPQHQLGESVVQLFTNPGAVHDEERANLERAEEMLERFEIDHLARQPATDISGGQLKLVELARAMLAEPDLLLLDEPVAGVNPTLANKLADLIEELNDEGITFLIIEHDMGFIMDLADPIIVLNQGAVLMEGTPTEVRGDDRVIDAYLGGGTSE comes from the coding sequence GTGAGCGCAGTGAGTGACCCCGTCCTCCGCACGGAGAACCTGCGGAAGACCTTCGGCGGCCTCACCGCGACCGACGACGTCTCCATCGAGGTCGAACGCGGCACCATCACCGGGATGATCGGTCCGAACGGCGCCGGGAAGTCGACGCTGTTCAACCTCATCTCGGGGTTCTACGAGCCGGACAGCGGCGCCGTCTACGTCAACGACACCGACGTGACCGACGCCGCGCCCCACGAGATCACCGACGCCGGCCTCGTGCGGACGTTCCAGACCCCGAAGAAGCTCGAGGGGATGACCGTCCGGGAGGCGATGCTCGTCGGCCCGCAACACCAGCTCGGCGAGTCCGTCGTCCAGCTGTTCACGAACCCGGGCGCGGTCCACGACGAGGAACGCGCGAACCTCGAGCGCGCCGAGGAGATGCTCGAACGCTTCGAGATCGACCACCTCGCGCGCCAGCCGGCCACCGACATCTCCGGCGGCCAGCTGAAACTCGTGGAGCTCGCGCGGGCGATGCTCGCGGAACCCGACCTGCTGTTGCTCGACGAACCCGTCGCGGGCGTCAACCCGACGCTGGCGAACAAGCTCGCGGACCTCATCGAAGAACTCAACGACGAGGGCATCACGTTCCTCATCATCGAACACGACATGGGATTCATCATGGACCTCGCGGACCCGATCATCGTCCTCAACCAGGGCGCCGTCCTCATGGAGGGGACGCCGACCGAGGTGCGCGGCGACGACCGGGTCATCGACGCGTACCTCGGAGGTGGGACCAGTGAGTGA
- a CDS encoding ABC transporter substrate-binding protein: MAEKWRGLNRRDVLKGVGGAGLVATAGCIDLGGGGSSGPYTIGMVDSRTGSLSAFGQRNERGMNLALTDVNDVGIDGRDLEITVEDSQSEQQAGVSAAQKLVNQDEVPFLIGAVGSGVTLAIYQSVIQNTDVVQLSQNSTSPQLTDYPGLLRMSPTGRTQSSALADIISEDGHDSVAVTWINNDYGSGIADAFVEAYDGEIVYNSSHNQGESSYSSVIDQMSNEDAGAWLFITYQPEFTTMAQEAYSSGVNEQAAFYGADSVKGTDVLNNTPEGSLEGMKIVAPSAAVDQENYQAFASQFEDEYGEAPTAWSAYTYDCVVNAALAIQAADEFTGSALTDTVREVTRPSGQEVFTFEEASDVLSDGDASDVDYQGVSGPIDFDENGDPVAYLQVFTVTDHEYESTNFVSAE; the protein is encoded by the coding sequence ATGGCAGAGAAATGGCGGGGACTCAATCGTCGAGACGTTCTGAAGGGGGTCGGGGGCGCCGGCCTCGTCGCGACTGCGGGCTGCATCGACCTCGGCGGTGGCGGGTCCAGCGGCCCGTACACCATCGGGATGGTCGACTCGCGGACGGGGTCGCTGTCCGCGTTCGGCCAGCGCAACGAGCGGGGGATGAACCTCGCACTCACCGACGTCAACGACGTCGGCATCGACGGACGAGACCTCGAGATCACCGTCGAGGACTCCCAGAGCGAGCAGCAGGCGGGCGTGAGCGCCGCCCAGAAGCTCGTCAACCAGGACGAGGTGCCGTTCCTCATCGGGGCCGTCGGCTCCGGGGTCACGCTCGCCATCTACCAGAGCGTCATCCAGAACACGGACGTCGTCCAGCTCTCGCAGAACTCCACGAGCCCGCAGCTCACCGACTACCCGGGACTGCTCCGGATGTCGCCGACCGGTCGGACGCAGTCCAGCGCGCTCGCGGACATCATCAGCGAGGACGGCCACGACTCGGTCGCCGTCACGTGGATCAACAACGACTACGGCTCCGGTATCGCCGACGCCTTCGTCGAGGCCTACGACGGCGAGATCGTCTACAACTCCTCGCACAACCAGGGCGAGTCGTCGTACAGCAGCGTCATCGACCAGATGTCCAACGAGGACGCCGGCGCGTGGCTGTTCATCACCTACCAGCCGGAGTTCACCACGATGGCCCAGGAGGCGTACAGCAGCGGCGTCAACGAGCAGGCGGCGTTCTACGGTGCGGACTCGGTGAAGGGGACCGACGTGCTCAACAACACGCCCGAAGGGAGCCTCGAAGGGATGAAGATCGTCGCACCGAGCGCGGCCGTCGACCAGGAGAACTACCAGGCGTTCGCCTCCCAGTTCGAGGACGAGTACGGGGAAGCCCCGACGGCGTGGTCGGCGTACACGTACGACTGCGTCGTCAACGCCGCGCTGGCGATCCAGGCTGCCGACGAGTTCACCGGGAGTGCGCTCACCGACACGGTCCGGGAGGTCACGCGGCCGTCCGGCCAGGAGGTGTTCACCTTCGAGGAGGCCAGCGACGTCCTCTCCGACGGCGACGCGAGCGACGTCGACTACCAGGGCGTGAGCGGCCCCATCGACTTCGACGAGAACGGTGACCCCGTCGCGTACCTCCAGGTGTTCACCGTCACGGACCACGAGTACGAGTCCACGAACTTCGTCTCCGCGGAGTAA
- a CDS encoding branched-chain amino acid ABC transporter permease: MADETQATAFEADDRDTDALAERVVTWFIGLVVAALLLGLAVGLVSPAYLLYLVSLAAMFGLLSLGLNVQWGYTGLINFSVAAFFGIGAYIPALLSASGSPLPWDVSPILGLFAAIVVVVLLALAIGIPTLSLREDYLAIASLGLAEVVRLFFRNQQNWTMGTSGLGGIPTFFEGVPFLGTFAQEMPTVDLGIYTLGFQFWNSLLNFLLVAAFAVGVYLVLRRVHRSPWGRILRTIRSDEELAEALGKNTFSFRMQAFVIGSVAMMFAGVFYAYSNYYLTPGIFNPIYTFYAWIAVILGGSGSNRGALFGGAVIVFITEGTRFLGLGASFRLFSVGLLIILIMRFRPQGALPPKKELIWPSAHEGGERSE, from the coding sequence GTGGCCGACGAGACGCAAGCCACGGCCTTCGAGGCCGACGACCGCGACACCGACGCACTCGCCGAACGCGTCGTCACGTGGTTCATCGGTCTCGTCGTAGCGGCGCTGCTCCTCGGCCTCGCCGTCGGCCTCGTCTCGCCGGCGTACCTGCTGTACCTCGTCTCGCTGGCGGCGATGTTCGGACTGCTCTCGCTGGGGCTCAACGTCCAGTGGGGGTACACCGGACTCATCAACTTCAGCGTCGCCGCGTTCTTCGGCATCGGCGCGTACATCCCGGCGCTGCTGTCCGCGAGCGGGTCGCCGCTCCCCTGGGACGTCTCGCCCATCCTGGGACTGTTCGCCGCGATTGTCGTCGTGGTGCTGCTGGCGCTCGCCATCGGCATCCCGACGCTGAGCCTGCGCGAGGACTACCTCGCCATCGCCAGCCTCGGCCTCGCAGAGGTCGTGCGGCTGTTCTTCCGCAACCAACAGAACTGGACGATGGGGACGTCCGGACTCGGCGGCATCCCGACGTTCTTCGAGGGCGTGCCGTTCCTCGGGACGTTCGCCCAGGAGATGCCGACCGTCGACCTGGGCATCTACACGCTCGGCTTCCAGTTCTGGAACAGTCTGCTGAACTTCCTGCTGGTCGCCGCGTTCGCCGTCGGCGTCTACCTCGTGCTCCGGCGCGTCCACCGCTCGCCGTGGGGTCGCATCCTGCGGACCATCCGCTCGGACGAGGAACTCGCCGAGGCCCTCGGGAAGAACACGTTCTCGTTCCGGATGCAGGCGTTCGTCATCGGGAGCGTCGCGATGATGTTCGCGGGCGTCTTCTACGCCTACTCGAACTACTACCTCACGCCGGGCATCTTCAACCCGATCTACACGTTCTACGCGTGGATCGCGGTCATCCTCGGCGGCAGCGGGTCGAACCGTGGCGCGCTGTTCGGCGGCGCCGTGATCGTGTTCATCACCGAGGGGACGCGGTTCCTCGGACTCGGCGCGTCGTTCCGGCTGTTCTCGGTCGGCCTGCTCATCATCCTCATCATGCGGTTCCGGCCACAGGGTGCGCTCCCACCGAAGAAGGAGCTCATCTGGCCGAGCGCCCACGAGGGAGGTGAGCGCAGTGAGTGA
- a CDS encoding AIR synthase family protein translates to MDDGKASREFFADHVAGRTGADRADVRLGPTYGADFGVVDVGDRVLALATDPVFVLRELGVERAAWFAFHICVSDVALSGLPPAHLSVALNLPPGTSTETFDAIWAVFDREARELGASITTGHTGTYEGCAFPTVGGATALAVGDPADLVVPTGARPGDRVVVTKGPAIESVGILGVLFGDDLPLDDDVVAAARARFDEASPVRDALTAAAAGNVTAMHDATERGLANGLHELAAASGVSLAVERERVPVGAGVREVCEYFGMDPWTASSEGTVVLTVAPDDVDTVLGALDSEGIRAADVGAVEAGAGVTADGDPLAEPDSDPLWPAYQAARERFRG, encoded by the coding sequence ATGGACGACGGGAAAGCAAGCCGGGAGTTCTTCGCGGACCACGTCGCGGGCCGGACGGGCGCCGACCGCGCGGACGTCCGCCTCGGGCCGACGTACGGCGCGGACTTCGGCGTCGTGGACGTCGGCGACCGGGTGCTGGCGCTGGCCACCGACCCCGTGTTCGTGCTGCGCGAACTCGGTGTCGAGCGGGCGGCGTGGTTCGCGTTCCACATCTGCGTCAGTGACGTGGCGCTGTCGGGGCTGCCGCCGGCCCACCTCTCCGTGGCTCTCAACCTCCCGCCGGGGACGAGTACGGAGACGTTCGACGCCATCTGGGCGGTGTTCGACCGGGAGGCCCGCGAACTCGGCGCGAGCATCACGACCGGCCACACCGGCACCTACGAGGGCTGTGCGTTCCCCACCGTGGGCGGCGCGACGGCGCTCGCGGTCGGGGACCCGGCAGACCTCGTGGTGCCGACCGGCGCCCGGCCCGGCGACCGCGTGGTCGTCACGAAGGGACCGGCTATCGAATCCGTCGGCATCCTGGGCGTGCTGTTCGGCGACGACCTCCCGCTGGACGACGACGTCGTCGCGGCCGCGAGAGCGCGATTCGACGAGGCGAGTCCCGTCCGGGACGCGCTCACGGCGGCCGCCGCCGGGAACGTCACCGCGATGCACGACGCCACGGAGCGCGGCCTCGCCAACGGCCTCCACGAACTCGCCGCGGCCAGCGGCGTCTCGCTGGCCGTCGAACGGGAGCGCGTGCCGGTCGGCGCGGGCGTGCGGGAGGTCTGCGAGTACTTCGGGATGGACCCGTGGACGGCCTCCAGCGAGGGGACCGTCGTACTCACCGTCGCGCCCGACGACGTAGACACCGTGCTCGGCGCACTCGATTCGGAGGGAATCCGCGCCGCGGACGTCGGCGCCGTCGAGGCGGGCGCGGGCGTCACGGCCGACGGCGACCCGCTGGCGGAACCCGACTCCGACCCACTGTGGCCGGCGTACCAGGCCGCCCGCGAGCGGTTCCGGGGGTAG
- a CDS encoding DsbA family oxidoreductase, whose protein sequence is MSETNEITVYSDYVCPFCYLGRQSLAEYQENREDRLEIDWRPFDLRAGKRGPDGEIDHDADDGKDEAYFEQAKQNVQRLKEQYGADEMSLDLSRDVDSLDAQVASFYVKQEHPDQWLDFDVALLEALWEDARDIGDVDVLADVAEDVGLDPERIRSVVADEEWRERLEAQFAEAREAGVTGVPTFAYDGYAARGAVPPAQLRRLVEGTE, encoded by the coding sequence ATGAGCGAAACCAACGAGATCACCGTCTACTCGGACTACGTCTGCCCGTTCTGTTACCTCGGGCGGCAGTCCCTCGCGGAGTACCAGGAGAACCGCGAGGACCGCCTCGAGATCGACTGGCGCCCCTTCGACCTGCGCGCGGGCAAGCGCGGGCCGGACGGCGAAATCGACCACGACGCCGACGACGGGAAGGACGAGGCGTACTTCGAGCAGGCGAAACAGAACGTCCAGCGTCTGAAGGAGCAGTACGGCGCCGACGAGATGAGCCTCGACCTCTCGCGGGACGTCGACTCCCTGGACGCGCAGGTGGCGTCGTTCTACGTGAAACAGGAGCACCCCGACCAGTGGCTCGACTTCGACGTCGCGCTCCTCGAGGCGCTCTGGGAGGACGCCCGCGACATCGGCGACGTGGACGTGCTCGCAGACGTCGCCGAGGACGTCGGCCTCGACCCCGAGAGGATTCGTTCCGTCGTGGCCGACGAGGAGTGGCGTGAACGCCTTGAGGCGCAGTTCGCCGAGGCGAGAGAAGCCGGCGTCACTGGCGTACCGACGTTCGCGTACGACGGCTACGCCGCCCGCGGCGCCGTCCCGCCGGCACAGCTCCGGCGGCTGGTCGAAGGCACGGAGTAG
- a CDS encoding IclR family transcriptional regulator codes for MHEQDTFRVKSTVTTVQVIDALIVLDRPRVADIAVHLDIPKSTAHDHLSTLIGLGLVVKEPDGYRLGARFLEYGGYVRDQMAVYRAARPVVDRLAEDTGERANLLIEERGLGVYLYEAEGRYPIELDTRPGKRVPLQTTASGKAIIAHLPRSRTTEIIDEHGLPEVTGKTITERDELFTELEQIQDQGYAIDDGERVKGVRCVAAPILDHDDKVAGAVSVSLPETRASEHPVANEIVRRVLGAAEGIKATMARS; via the coding sequence ATGCACGAACAGGACACTTTCCGGGTGAAGTCAACGGTGACGACTGTCCAGGTTATCGACGCACTGATCGTGCTCGATCGCCCCAGAGTTGCCGACATCGCGGTCCATCTCGACATCCCGAAGAGCACTGCGCACGACCACCTGAGCACGCTCATCGGCTTAGGACTCGTCGTCAAGGAGCCTGACGGGTACCGACTGGGTGCCCGCTTCCTCGAGTACGGCGGCTACGTACGCGACCAGATGGCGGTGTACCGTGCCGCCCGTCCGGTCGTCGACCGACTCGCCGAGGACACCGGTGAACGCGCGAACCTGCTGATCGAGGAGCGGGGGCTCGGTGTCTATCTCTACGAAGCGGAGGGCAGGTATCCGATTGAGCTCGATACTCGCCCTGGGAAGCGAGTACCCCTTCAGACTACCGCGTCCGGGAAGGCTATCATCGCACACCTTCCCCGGAGCCGTACCACCGAGATAATCGACGAGCATGGCCTCCCGGAGGTTACTGGGAAGACTATCACAGAGCGGGACGAACTGTTCACAGAACTTGAACAGATCCAGGATCAGGGGTACGCCATCGACGATGGAGAGCGCGTCAAAGGGGTCCGGTGTGTCGCCGCACCGATTCTCGACCACGACGACAAGGTCGCCGGTGCTGTCAGCGTCTCTCTACCAGAAACCAGAGCGTCCGAGCACCCCGTCGCGAACGAGATTGTGCGTCGCGTCCTCGGTGCCGCAGAAGGTATCAAGGCGACTATGGCGCGTTCGTAG
- a CDS encoding DNA-directed RNA polymerase subunit epsilon, which translates to MRAGSGTSVRWESASDGDRRVEHRPGAGALSRTEAQRDTTVRKWGVVSPSATVIGRAESPEADLSESVRRLHDERHTATEGHSRRAHYLDRLRTTQALCNAVDVTPWQRDVALGVMGEIDLTEFGSQRAIEKVALVVIRHVVDVDRRRYFGLDDLDAGSVSSERLEDLFEQYKRHDVTEEPAFQRLADRYDLDKTSLNRLRRVLTDQLAGGLPAFGRNPERDPHLPGFTDRDVPEADAGAD; encoded by the coding sequence ATGCGAGCAGGCTCCGGGACGTCAGTCCGGTGGGAGTCGGCCAGCGACGGCGACCGACGCGTCGAACACCGGCCCGGAGCGGGCGCGCTGTCCCGCACGGAGGCACAGCGCGACACGACCGTCCGGAAGTGGGGCGTCGTCTCACCGAGCGCGACGGTAATCGGGCGCGCCGAGTCGCCAGAGGCCGACCTCTCGGAGAGCGTCCGTCGCCTCCACGACGAGCGCCACACGGCTACCGAGGGCCACAGCCGGCGGGCGCACTACCTCGACCGCCTGCGGACGACGCAGGCGCTGTGCAACGCGGTGGACGTGACGCCGTGGCAGCGCGACGTCGCCCTCGGCGTGATGGGCGAGATCGACCTCACGGAGTTCGGGAGCCAGCGCGCCATCGAGAAGGTGGCGCTCGTGGTCATCCGCCACGTCGTGGACGTCGACCGGCGGCGCTACTTCGGGCTCGACGACCTGGACGCGGGCAGCGTCTCCTCCGAGCGCCTCGAGGACCTCTTCGAGCAGTACAAGCGCCACGACGTGACCGAGGAGCCGGCGTTCCAGCGTCTCGCCGACCGCTACGACCTCGACAAGACGAGTCTGAACCGGCTCCGCCGCGTCCTCACCGACCAGCTCGCGGGCGGCCTGCCGGCGTTCGGCCGCAACCCCGAGCGCGACCCACACCTCCCCGGGTTCACCGACCGCGACGTGCCCGAGGCGGACGCTGGCGCGGACTGA
- a CDS encoding thioredoxin family protein, which produces MSSSTEKRKPIRAADGAELREVLEAHDRVLVEFYTKGCAMCQAIEPVLGNVARQTGITVVMVNPGDDVELVDEWSIRSAPTLVLVEDGEEVARLAEGFQGGDAIEAFLDEHAN; this is translated from the coding sequence ATGAGTTCATCCACAGAGAAGCGAAAACCGATCCGTGCCGCCGACGGCGCGGAACTCCGAGAGGTACTCGAAGCCCACGACCGCGTGCTCGTCGAGTTCTACACGAAGGGCTGTGCGATGTGCCAGGCCATCGAGCCGGTGCTCGGCAACGTCGCCCGGCAGACTGGAATCACGGTCGTGATGGTCAACCCCGGCGACGACGTCGAACTCGTCGACGAGTGGTCGATCCGGAGCGCGCCGACGCTCGTCCTCGTTGAGGACGGCGAGGAGGTCGCCCGACTCGCGGAGGGGTTCCAGGGCGGCGACGCCATCGAGGCGTTCCTCGACGAACACGCGAACTGA
- a CDS encoding ATP-binding protein gives MVQRGDELEVTEGDVTLPATDVLTGRGFVTGKSGSGKSNTASVLVEELLDHEARLLIVDTDGEYYGLKEQYEVLHLGASDRCDAVVGAGDAEKIADIALSDGVPVVLDVSGFLEGDVADRLVYEVTKHLFSRARDVRQPFLLLVEEVHEFVPEKGGLDDVGEMIVRVAKRGRKRGIGLCGMSQRPASVDKDFITQCDWLVWHRLTWANDTKVVDRILGGSYSTDVEMLDDGEAFLMADWEEGVQRVQFRRKRTFDAGATPGFGEADTPDLKPVDEAWLEHFGTTASDVEPLPTVDVADSPSTADADSETIESVEDDEADETEDYDETEIIEAHEVTEGGPNRDPGPAVPAQTAGPTQPVSADDPRSALLEFGQLVAHVGLVGVRRTASGLSVLAREGGRAADRGVRWLGRELREFGGRALDAVDGGDRQPAVPTVQSVEPESEWLRHSERPVADRLVGLAALVAASALAYLAIVVV, from the coding sequence ATGGTACAGCGCGGCGACGAACTGGAGGTGACCGAGGGCGACGTGACGCTGCCGGCGACCGACGTGCTCACCGGCAGGGGGTTCGTCACTGGCAAGTCCGGCTCCGGGAAGTCGAACACGGCGAGCGTGCTCGTCGAGGAGCTCCTCGACCACGAAGCACGCCTCCTCATCGTCGACACGGACGGCGAGTACTACGGGCTCAAGGAGCAGTACGAGGTGTTGCACCTGGGGGCCAGCGACCGCTGTGACGCCGTCGTCGGCGCGGGCGACGCGGAGAAGATAGCGGACATCGCACTGTCGGATGGTGTGCCGGTCGTCCTCGACGTCTCCGGCTTCCTGGAGGGCGACGTGGCCGACCGACTGGTGTACGAGGTGACGAAGCACCTGTTCTCGCGGGCGCGGGACGTCAGACAGCCGTTCCTCCTGCTCGTCGAGGAGGTCCACGAGTTCGTGCCCGAGAAGGGCGGCCTCGACGACGTGGGCGAGATGATCGTCAGGGTCGCCAAGCGCGGGCGGAAGCGCGGCATCGGGCTCTGCGGGATGTCCCAGCGCCCCGCGTCCGTGGACAAGGACTTCATCACGCAGTGCGACTGGCTGGTCTGGCACCGCCTCACCTGGGCGAACGACACGAAGGTCGTCGACCGCATCCTCGGCGGGTCGTACTCGACGGACGTCGAGATGCTGGACGACGGCGAGGCGTTCCTGATGGCGGACTGGGAGGAGGGCGTCCAGCGCGTGCAGTTCCGCCGCAAGCGCACGTTCGACGCTGGCGCGACGCCGGGGTTCGGGGAGGCCGACACGCCGGACCTGAAGCCCGTCGACGAGGCGTGGCTGGAGCACTTCGGGACGACCGCCTCGGACGTCGAGCCGTTACCCACCGTCGACGTCGCCGACAGTCCGTCCACCGCCGACGCGGACAGCGAGACTATCGAGAGCGTGGAGGACGACGAGGCTGACGAGACCGAGGACTACGACGAGACCGAGATCATCGAAGCGCACGAGGTCACCGAGGGTGGCCCCAATCGGGACCCGGGGCCTGCCGTGCCGGCGCAGACCGCCGGTCCGACGCAGCCGGTGTCCGCCGACGACCCGCGGAGCGCCCTCCTGGAGTTCGGGCAACTGGTCGCTCACGTCGGGTTGGTCGGGGTCCGCCGGACGGCCAGTGGGCTGTCGGTGCTCGCTCGCGAGGGCGGGAGGGCCGCCGACCGGGGCGTCCGCTGGCTCGGCCGGGAGCTCCGGGAGTTCGGCGGCCGGGCGCTCGACGCCGTCGACGGTGGCGACCGCCAGCCCGCGGTGCCGACGGTGCAGTCCGTCGAGCCCGAGAGCGAGTGGCTGCGGCACAGCGAGCGTCCCGTCGCGGACCGGCTGGTCGGGCTCGCGGCGCTGGTCGCTGCGTCTGCGCTGGCCTACCTCGCGATCGTCGTCGTCTAA
- the psmA gene encoding archaeal proteasome endopeptidase complex subunit alpha, which yields MQGQNQQQAYDRGITIFSPDGRLYQVEYAREAVKRGTASIGVRTNDGVVLLVDKRTRSPLLEGSSVEKLHKVDDHVGAASAGHVADARQLIDFARQQSQVERVRYDEPIGVRTLTKEVTDHIQQYTQVGGARPFGVALLIAGVSDGEPRLFETDPSGTSNEWKAVAIGSDRSAIQEYLEDEYDADLTVDDGIDLALRALNEGREGALEGEGVGIAVVDAETATYRELDAEEAEAHIEELDIE from the coding sequence ATGCAGGGTCAGAACCAGCAGCAGGCCTACGACCGAGGAATCACGATCTTCTCCCCGGACGGCCGGCTCTACCAGGTCGAGTACGCGCGGGAGGCTGTCAAGCGCGGCACCGCGAGCATCGGCGTCCGCACGAACGACGGCGTCGTCCTCCTCGTGGACAAGCGCACGCGCTCCCCACTCCTCGAGGGGTCCAGCGTCGAGAAGCTCCACAAGGTTGACGACCACGTCGGCGCGGCGAGCGCGGGCCACGTCGCCGACGCCCGCCAGCTCATCGACTTCGCGCGCCAGCAGTCCCAGGTCGAGCGCGTCCGCTACGACGAACCCATCGGCGTGCGCACGCTGACCAAGGAGGTCACCGACCACATCCAGCAGTACACGCAGGTCGGCGGCGCGCGTCCGTTCGGCGTCGCGCTCCTCATCGCGGGCGTCTCCGACGGCGAACCCCGCCTCTTCGAGACTGACCCCTCCGGCACCTCCAACGAGTGGAAGGCCGTCGCCATCGGTTCGGACCGGTCGGCCATCCAGGAGTACCTCGAGGACGAGTACGACGCCGACCTCACCGTCGACGACGGCATCGACCTTGCGCTGCGCGCGCTCAACGAGGGCCGCGAGGGTGCACTCGAGGGCGAGGGCGTCGGCATCGCGGTCGTGGACGCCGAGACCGCGACCTACCGCGAACTCGACGCCGAGGAAGCCGAAGCCCACATCGAGGAACTCGACATCGAGTAA
- a CDS encoding branched-chain amino acid ABC transporter permease has translation MSQLLNYLANGLVFSSIIVLGAIGLSLVYSIANFANFAHGDTMTIGAYTGLVTLGAIGAAGPELLALPMGFYLALLAGMVVAAVVAVATHYVIYKPLDTDSIGMLITSIGVAFVYRAGVQTQFGTDFREFDITILRPVGFIEDAIGVTITLHELAIVIVAAVLVVALHVVLQYTTLGRKMRATADNEELAKISGIRTDRVITSMWVIGAGLAGAGGVFLGLYNQLSPRMGFNLLLVVFAAVILGGIGSVYGAMLGAFVIGMVNQLTPLFTDYGIPIETDYANAIAFIIMVLVLLVRPQGIAGEGGG, from the coding sequence ATGTCTCAACTTCTCAACTACCTGGCGAACGGGCTGGTCTTCAGCAGCATCATCGTGCTGGGAGCCATCGGTCTCTCGCTCGTGTACAGCATCGCGAACTTCGCGAACTTCGCCCACGGGGACACGATGACCATCGGCGCGTACACCGGCCTCGTCACACTGGGCGCCATCGGTGCCGCGGGCCCCGAACTGCTCGCGCTCCCGATGGGGTTCTACCTCGCGCTGCTGGCGGGCATGGTCGTCGCTGCCGTCGTCGCCGTCGCCACGCACTACGTGATCTACAAGCCACTCGACACGGACTCCATCGGGATGCTCATCACGAGCATCGGGGTGGCATTCGTCTACCGGGCGGGCGTCCAGACGCAGTTCGGCACCGACTTCAGGGAGTTCGACATCACCATCCTCCGGCCGGTCGGCTTCATCGAGGACGCGATCGGGGTGACGATCACCCTCCACGAACTCGCCATCGTCATCGTCGCCGCGGTGCTCGTGGTCGCGCTCCACGTCGTCCTCCAGTACACGACGCTCGGCCGGAAGATGCGCGCCACCGCCGACAACGAGGAACTCGCGAAGATATCGGGCATCCGCACCGACCGCGTCATCACGTCGATGTGGGTCATCGGCGCGGGTCTCGCCGGCGCGGGCGGCGTGTTCCTCGGGCTGTACAACCAGCTCAGCCCGCGGATGGGGTTCAACCTCCTGCTCGTGGTGTTCGCCGCGGTCATCCTCGGCGGCATCGGCAGCGTCTACGGCGCGATGCTCGGCGCGTTCGTCATCGGCATGGTGAACCAGCTGACGCCGCTGTTCACGGACTACGGCATCCCCATCGAGACCGACTACGCGAACGCCATCGCGTTCATCATCATGGTGCTCGTGCTGCTCGTGCGCCCGCAGGGAATCGCGGGCGAGGGGGGTGGCTGA